From one Peptoniphilaceae bacterium AMB_02 genomic stretch:
- the rplP gene encoding 50S ribosomal protein L16 — protein sequence MLIPKRVKYRRVHRGRMTGLAHKGNTITYGEYGLQALEPFWMTANQIEAARRAMTRHIKRGGNVWIKVFPDKPVTKKPAEVRMGSGKGAPEYWVAVVKPGRVLFEMGGVDEDIAREAMRLAAHKLPIKTKFIAREEATEKDGEA from the coding sequence ATGTTGATACCTAAGAGAGTTAAGTATCGTAGAGTCCACAGAGGTAGAATGACAGGACTTGCTCATAAAGGTAATACAATCACTTATGGTGAGTATGGCCTGCAAGCACTAGAGCCTTTCTGGATGACTGCGAATCAAATAGAGGCTGCTAGACGAGCCATGACCAGACATATAAAAAGAGGCGGGAATGTTTGGATTAAAGTATTCCCGGACAAACCGGTAACTAAGAAACCAGCTGAAGTTAGAATGGGTTCCGGAAAAGGTGCTCCTGAGTACTGGGTAGCTGTTGTTAAACCGGGTAGAGTACTATTTGAAATGGGTGGAGTTGATGAGGATATAGCAAGAGAAGCTATGAGACTTGCAGCTCACAAACTACCAATTAAAACCAAGTTTATAGCAAGAGAAGAAGCTACCGAGAAGGATGGTGAAGCTTAA
- the rpmC gene encoding 50S ribosomal protein L29: MKPAEIRKLNDNDLNAKLSDLKVELFNLRFQHATGQLDNPLLIKGIKKDIARVKTIVRERELNIGKEA, from the coding sequence ATGAAACCAGCTGAAATCAGAAAGTTAAATGATAATGATTTAAATGCTAAATTAAGTGATCTTAAGGTTGAACTTTTCAACCTACGTTTCCAACATGCAACAGGTCAATTAGATAATCCACTGCTTATTAAAGGCATAAAAAAGGATATTGCTAGAGTTAAGACCATTGTAAGAGAACGTGAACTTAATATCGGGAAGGAGGCTTAA
- the rpsQ gene encoding 30S ribosomal protein S17 has translation MERNSRKTMIGTVVSDKMDKTIVVEISTFVTHPLYKKQIKRTNKFSAHDENNECGIGDRVRIMETRPISKNKRWRLVDIIEKAK, from the coding sequence ATGGAAAGAAATAGTCGTAAAACCATGATAGGAACAGTCGTTTCCGACAAAATGGATAAAACAATAGTGGTTGAGATTTCAACTTTCGTAACTCATCCGCTTTATAAAAAACAAATCAAAAGAACTAATAAATTCTCAGCTCATGATGAAAACAATGAGTGTGGAATCGGTGATAGAGTAAGAATAATGGAGACAAGACCAATTTCTAAGAACAAAAGATGGAGACTTGTCGACATAATAGAAAAAGCGAAGTAA
- the rplN gene encoding 50S ribosomal protein L14, with amino-acid sequence MIQTESRMRVADNSGARELLVIRVLGGTNKKYARIGDIVVCTVKSAAPGGVVKKSEIVKAVVVRTKDGVKRNDGSYIKFDDNAAVIIKDDKNPVGTRIFGPVTRELRAGNFMRIISLAPEVL; translated from the coding sequence ATGATACAAACTGAGAGTCGAATGAGAGTTGCAGACAATTCGGGCGCTAGAGAACTTCTGGTAATTAGAGTTTTAGGCGGTACAAATAAAAAGTATGCAAGAATCGGAGACATAGTAGTCTGTACTGTTAAAAGTGCAGCACCAGGCGGAGTTGTAAAGAAAAGTGAAATCGTCAAAGCCGTAGTAGTTAGAACTAAAGACGGAGTTAAGAGAAATGACGGATCATACATCAAATTCGATGACAATGCCGCTGTTATAATAAAAGATGATAAAAACCCAGTGGGTACTAGAATTTTCGGACCAGTAACCAGAGAGCTTCGTGCAGGAAACTTTATGAGGATCATATCTCTGGCTCCGGAAGTGCTTTAG